The following are encoded together in the Numida meleagris isolate 19003 breed g44 Domestic line chromosome 19, NumMel1.0, whole genome shotgun sequence genome:
- the FNDC11 gene encoding fibronectin type III domain-containing protein 11 isoform X1, which translates to MATAEACIVQTARPQGEGQARLGAPGGAEVGRGSLAGQGEAGLPKVGQASFGIMNVNLNEFETSSDSTVCSPEEQDDAIWKRYTERRSLILQYLQSDLSLQLLEEHQKKVELLKKCCYYIEVLPTFLILRGQNLLAIPTSIFQVIDPWKFQRVKHLGRSQAEIQLQLLTHLLEQLQRGREELVCYVETCDVATFLSQWDSVMQRMTDLSKMMNDFLSLQVTRRLYTKHRLVSCADIRGNKIPDIRLFLCAKMPVMFDRKESFAHKNWAHLKWSTENQESTHERYELHFKLLKRGTQMEFGHCGFVIRTTTTCVVEDLLPDRSYEFMIRRAETYTLVYETWRDTITLTTKANVAEDKSA; encoded by the exons ATGGCAACGGCCGAGGCCTGCATAGTGCAGACAGCCAGGCCACAAGGCGAGggccaggccaggctgggtgcaCCAGGGGGTGCAGAAGTGGGACGGGGCTCCCTGGCTGGCCAGGGGGAAGCAGGGCTCCCCAAGGTTGGGCAAG caagtTTTGGAATCATGAATGTGAATTTGAATGAATTTGAAACCAGTTCGGACAGCACTGTATGCAGCCCAGAGGAACAAGACGATGCCATCTGGAAGAGGTACACTGAGAGAAGAAGCCTCATACTGCAGTACCTGCAATCTGATCTGAGCCTCCAGCTCCTTGAGGAGCATCAGAAGAAAGTGGAGCTTCTGAAAAAGTGTTGCTATTACATCGAGGTTCTGCCCACATTTTTGATCCTGAGAGGCCAGAACCTCTTGGCGATTCCTACCAGCATCTTCCAAGTAATTGACCCCTGGAAATTCCAGAGGGTGAAGCACTTGGGAAGATCCCAAGCTGAAATCCAGCTGCAGCTTTTAACCCACCTGTTAGAACAGCTGCAACGAGGTCGAGAGGAGCTGGTCTGCTATGTAGAGACCTGTGATGTGGCAACTTTCCTCTCCCAGTGGGACTCAGTTATGCAGAGAATGACAGACCTCTCCAAGATGATGAatgatttcctttccttgcaaGTGACAAGAAGACTCTACACCAAGCATCGTTTGGTGTCATGTGCAGATATTAGAGGTAATAAAATACCAGACATTAGGCTTTTTCTCTGTGCAAAGATGCCAGTTATGTTTGATCGAAAAGAATCATTTGCACACAAGAACTGGGCCCATCTCAAATGGTCTACCGAAAATCAAGAGTCAACCCATGAACGATATGAACTACATTTCAAGTTACTGAAGCGTGGAACTCAGATGGAATTTGGACACTGTGGCTTTGTGATACGCACCACCACCACCTGTGTAGTCGAGGACCTGCTGCCTGACCGATCATACGAATTCATGATCAGAAGAGCAGAAACTTACACTCTTGTCTATGAAACGTGGCGTGACACCATCACACTGACGACAAAAGCTAATGTAGCTGAAGACAAAAGCGCCTGA
- the FNDC11 gene encoding fibronectin type III domain-containing protein 11 isoform X2, with protein MNVNLNEFETSSDSTVCSPEEQDDAIWKRYTERRSLILQYLQSDLSLQLLEEHQKKVELLKKCCYYIEVLPTFLILRGQNLLAIPTSIFQVIDPWKFQRVKHLGRSQAEIQLQLLTHLLEQLQRGREELVCYVETCDVATFLSQWDSVMQRMTDLSKMMNDFLSLQVTRRLYTKHRLVSCADIRGNKIPDIRLFLCAKMPVMFDRKESFAHKNWAHLKWSTENQESTHERYELHFKLLKRGTQMEFGHCGFVIRTTTTCVVEDLLPDRSYEFMIRRAETYTLVYETWRDTITLTTKANVAEDKSA; from the coding sequence ATGAATGTGAATTTGAATGAATTTGAAACCAGTTCGGACAGCACTGTATGCAGCCCAGAGGAACAAGACGATGCCATCTGGAAGAGGTACACTGAGAGAAGAAGCCTCATACTGCAGTACCTGCAATCTGATCTGAGCCTCCAGCTCCTTGAGGAGCATCAGAAGAAAGTGGAGCTTCTGAAAAAGTGTTGCTATTACATCGAGGTTCTGCCCACATTTTTGATCCTGAGAGGCCAGAACCTCTTGGCGATTCCTACCAGCATCTTCCAAGTAATTGACCCCTGGAAATTCCAGAGGGTGAAGCACTTGGGAAGATCCCAAGCTGAAATCCAGCTGCAGCTTTTAACCCACCTGTTAGAACAGCTGCAACGAGGTCGAGAGGAGCTGGTCTGCTATGTAGAGACCTGTGATGTGGCAACTTTCCTCTCCCAGTGGGACTCAGTTATGCAGAGAATGACAGACCTCTCCAAGATGATGAatgatttcctttccttgcaaGTGACAAGAAGACTCTACACCAAGCATCGTTTGGTGTCATGTGCAGATATTAGAGGTAATAAAATACCAGACATTAGGCTTTTTCTCTGTGCAAAGATGCCAGTTATGTTTGATCGAAAAGAATCATTTGCACACAAGAACTGGGCCCATCTCAAATGGTCTACCGAAAATCAAGAGTCAACCCATGAACGATATGAACTACATTTCAAGTTACTGAAGCGTGGAACTCAGATGGAATTTGGACACTGTGGCTTTGTGATACGCACCACCACCACCTGTGTAGTCGAGGACCTGCTGCCTGACCGATCATACGAATTCATGATCAGAAGAGCAGAAACTTACACTCTTGTCTATGAAACGTGGCGTGACACCATCACACTGACGACAAAAGCTAATGTAGCTGAAGACAAAAGCGCCTGA